One Bradyrhizobium diazoefficiens DNA window includes the following coding sequences:
- a CDS encoding type II secretion system protein, with product MVRQPILPAVGADGIRNAQGFNAQGFALIEILCVLAIIGLLAAIILPAIPRSTTRAKLQSYAVETAALLKADRNAALRRQVWVATQVDAEARSIRSGVTGLTIRLPRDVVVQATLAARCADRATGRSIDFFPSGMSCGGTIALARPGMGYEVRVNWLTGGVEIVPQKLL from the coding sequence GTGGTACGGCAGCCGATATTGCCAGCGGTGGGCGCTGACGGAATCCGCAACGCGCAAGGCTTCAATGCGCAAGGCTTTGCGCTGATCGAGATCCTGTGCGTGCTCGCCATCATCGGCCTGCTCGCTGCGATCATCCTGCCGGCGATCCCGCGCTCCACGACGCGCGCGAAGCTGCAGAGCTACGCGGTCGAGACCGCGGCGCTGCTCAAGGCCGACCGCAACGCGGCGTTGCGCCGACAGGTTTGGGTGGCGACGCAGGTGGATGCTGAGGCGCGTTCGATCCGCTCCGGCGTCACCGGGCTGACCATCCGCCTGCCGCGCGACGTGGTCGTGCAGGCGACGCTGGCCGCGCGCTGCGCCGATCGCGCCACCGGGCGGTCGATCGATTTCTTTCCGTCGGGCATGTCGTGTGGCGGGACGATCGCGCTGGCGCGGCCCGGCATGGGTTACGAGGTGCGCGTCAACTGGCTGACCGGAGGCGTCGAGATTGTCCCGCAGAAGCTGCTCTGA
- a CDS encoding prepilin-type N-terminal cleavage/methylation domain-containing protein, whose product MSRRSCSDGAAGFTLIEALVALAIIAIVLGTIGSVISVTTKGTRSIDQRLALAGTAETLLADLPARALLKPGRQSGELAGSRWRVDIAPMNVAGGNPATDRFVPLAVNLRLRRADGSAIQVTTVKLVPRATE is encoded by the coding sequence TTGTCCCGCAGAAGCTGCTCTGACGGCGCCGCCGGCTTCACGTTGATCGAGGCGCTGGTTGCGCTCGCGATCATCGCCATCGTGCTCGGGACCATCGGCTCGGTCATATCAGTCACGACGAAGGGCACGCGCTCGATCGACCAGCGTCTGGCGCTGGCCGGCACGGCGGAGACATTGCTTGCGGATCTGCCGGCGCGCGCACTGTTGAAGCCCGGCCGGCAGAGCGGCGAGCTGGCCGGCAGCCGCTGGCGCGTCGACATCGCGCCGATGAACGTTGCCGGCGGCAATCCTGCCACCGATCGCTTTGTGCCGCTGGCGGTCAATCTGCGGCTCCGGCGCGCAGACGGCAGCGCGATCCAGGTCACGACGGTGAAACTGGTCCCGAGGGCCACAGAATGA
- a CDS encoding general secretion pathway protein GspJ: MKRLRRAIASEAGFTLLEVLLATLLMTVILAALATVTAQWLPNWNRGIARVQRAERLATGLDRIVADLSVAEQMTVNGDAKAPLFDGAELSVTFLRTALGPSARPGLEFIRLIEKADAQGLALVRERAPFQPMSTDGQIRFLDQVVLIRAPFRVSFAYAGPDRTWQPTWRGQGQLPDRIRITVRDGATGQVLAVSAATVLHITAPAECARAKNPTTCVTAGTRPQQAQKEEQQL; the protein is encoded by the coding sequence ATGAAACGCCTGCGCCGTGCGATCGCGTCCGAGGCGGGTTTCACGCTGCTCGAAGTGCTGCTGGCGACGCTGCTGATGACCGTGATCCTGGCCGCGCTGGCGACCGTGACGGCGCAATGGCTGCCGAACTGGAATCGCGGCATCGCGCGGGTGCAGCGCGCCGAACGCCTCGCCACCGGGCTCGACCGCATCGTTGCGGATCTCTCCGTTGCCGAGCAGATGACCGTGAACGGCGACGCCAAGGCGCCGCTGTTCGACGGCGCCGAATTGTCGGTGACGTTCCTGCGCACGGCGCTCGGCCCAAGCGCGCGCCCGGGCCTGGAATTCATCCGCCTGATCGAGAAGGCCGATGCCCAGGGGCTCGCGCTGGTGCGCGAGCGCGCGCCATTTCAGCCGATGTCGACGGACGGGCAGATCCGCTTCCTCGACCAAGTCGTGCTGATCCGCGCACCGTTCCGCGTCAGCTTCGCCTATGCCGGGCCGGACCGGACGTGGCAGCCGACCTGGCGCGGCCAGGGGCAATTACCGGATCGCATCCGCATCACGGTGCGCGACGGCGCCACCGGCCAGGTGCTGGCGGTGTCGGCGGCGACGGTGCTGCACATCACGGCGCCCGCCGAATGCGCGCGCGCCAAGAATCCCACGACCTGCGTGACGGCGGGCACAAGGCCGCAACAGGCGCAGAAAGAGGAGCAGCAATTGTGA
- a CDS encoding type II secretion system protein GspK: MSGAAHGGRTLGQGTLDDDRGFIVVVVLWMLAALATLALIYLTYVTNTAVTVAVNTDRLQADALMNAGLELAAYRLTAQSEATRPTSGTFNARVGAGRVAVTFRSEAARIDLNAAPKSVLAGLMTALGVSASDAPDYADRILAWRSSTEPGVDNPEDSYYRTLGAPYLPRHAPFPHSDELWLVRGIPPAVIERVLPFVTVFSNMRTVNVLDAAPQVVAALPGMTPETLQQLLRNRADPNVDPQSLVGLAGSASATIEGAKAYRLTVATEAPSHRQSSAEIVILLLESGDEPYRVLSWHNAFDGSAGKPL; the protein is encoded by the coding sequence GTGAGCGGCGCGGCGCATGGCGGGCGAACACTTGGCCAGGGAACGCTTGACGATGACCGCGGCTTCATCGTCGTCGTCGTGCTCTGGATGCTGGCTGCGCTGGCCACGCTCGCGCTGATCTATCTGACCTATGTCACCAACACCGCGGTTACCGTCGCCGTCAATACCGACCGGTTGCAGGCCGATGCACTGATGAACGCGGGCCTCGAGCTTGCGGCCTATCGGCTGACCGCGCAAAGCGAGGCGACGCGCCCGACCAGCGGCACCTTCAACGCCCGTGTCGGGGCGGGTCGGGTGGCGGTGACGTTCCGCTCGGAGGCCGCGCGCATCGATCTCAACGCAGCGCCGAAATCCGTCCTCGCAGGCCTGATGACGGCGCTCGGCGTCTCCGCGTCGGACGCGCCTGACTACGCCGACCGGATTCTGGCGTGGCGGTCGTCGACGGAACCGGGCGTGGACAACCCGGAGGACTCCTATTATCGCACGCTCGGTGCGCCCTATCTGCCGCGCCATGCGCCGTTTCCGCACAGCGACGAGCTGTGGCTGGTGCGCGGCATTCCGCCGGCCGTGATCGAGCGCGTGCTGCCCTTCGTCACCGTGTTCAGCAACATGCGCACCGTGAACGTGCTGGACGCCGCGCCGCAGGTGGTGGCGGCGCTGCCCGGCATGACGCCGGAGACGCTGCAACAGCTGCTGCGCAACCGCGCCGATCCCAACGTCGATCCGCAGTCCCTGGTCGGCCTTGCCGGCAGCGCCAGCGCGACGATCGAGGGCGCGAAGGCCTACCGGCTGACGGTCGCCACTGAGGCGCCGTCGCATCGGCAGAGCTCGGCCGAGATCGTCATCCTGCTTCTCGAAAGCGGCGATGAGCCCTATCGTGTATTGTCGTGGCACAACGCCTTCGACGGCTCGGCCGGAAAGCCTCTGTGA
- a CDS encoding A24 family peptidase, which yields MSEEAAHDGIRAPLVLSLALLVGVFASLVTAPAAEGIYGAYLAALMLAIAANDARHYLIPNELTAAAFALALLRAAASVPDVGAEALLWPVVRAVAVALPLLLLMLGYRRWRGRDGLGLGDVKLAAVCGAWLDLATVAAVIELAALLAIGAYVADAALRGKRLRGAAFLPFGLFLAPSIWIGWLGETWYLNWLGGWPG from the coding sequence GTGAGCGAGGAAGCCGCGCATGACGGGATCCGCGCCCCACTCGTCCTCAGCCTCGCGCTGCTCGTTGGCGTGTTCGCGAGCCTCGTCACGGCACCCGCCGCGGAAGGCATCTATGGTGCGTACCTCGCCGCATTGATGCTCGCGATCGCCGCCAACGATGCCCGCCACTATCTGATCCCGAACGAGCTGACCGCAGCCGCCTTCGCGCTCGCCCTGCTCCGGGCTGCCGCTTCCGTGCCCGATGTGGGCGCCGAGGCGCTGCTCTGGCCCGTCGTCCGAGCGGTGGCCGTGGCGCTTCCGCTGCTGCTGCTGATGCTGGGCTACCGGCGCTGGCGCGGCCGCGACGGGCTCGGGCTCGGCGACGTCAAGCTCGCCGCGGTTTGCGGCGCCTGGCTCGATCTTGCGACGGTGGCTGCGGTGATCGAGCTCGCGGCGCTGCTCGCGATCGGTGCCTATGTCGCCGATGCTGCCTTGCGAGGGAAGCGGCTGCGCGGAGCCGCCTTTCTGCCGTTCGGACTGTTCCTGGCGCCGTCGATCTGGATCGGCTGGCTGGGCGAGACCTGGTATCTGAACTGGCTCGGCGGCTGGCCCGGCTAA
- a CDS encoding tetratricopeptide repeat protein, which translates to MTSVERCHVGGWHDTGIVRRAGWAVAAIALLLLPAIPARAQSLGQGVSAFQRQDYVTASRAFIPLAERGNPAAQSYLGFLFETGRGVPQNYTEAAMWYRRAAEQGDTRAQYSLGLLYDRGFGVPQDIVEASKWLNLSTAASPPRVRESRARIRDAVTTKMTRGEIAQARLRALQWAPSREH; encoded by the coding sequence ATGACATCTGTTGAGCGATGCCACGTTGGGGGCTGGCACGATACCGGAATCGTGCGGCGGGCCGGATGGGCTGTTGCCGCCATCGCGCTCCTGCTCCTGCCCGCGATCCCCGCCCGTGCCCAGTCGCTCGGCCAGGGCGTGTCGGCCTTCCAGCGGCAGGATTATGTGACGGCGTCCCGCGCCTTCATCCCGCTCGCCGAGCGCGGCAACCCGGCGGCGCAGTCCTATCTCGGCTTCCTGTTCGAGACCGGCCGCGGTGTGCCGCAGAACTACACCGAAGCCGCGATGTGGTACCGCCGGGCGGCGGAGCAGGGCGATACCCGCGCGCAATATTCGCTGGGGCTGCTCTACGACCGCGGCTTTGGCGTGCCGCAGGACATCGTCGAGGCCTCCAAATGGCTGAACCTGTCGACCGCGGCGTCGCCGCCGCGGGTGCGCGAGTCCCGGGCCCGGATCCGCGACGCCGTCACCACCAAGATGACGCGCGGGGAGATCGCCCAGGCCCGCCTGCGGGCGCTGCAATGGGCGCCGAGCCGCGAGCACTGA
- a CDS encoding type II secretion system F family protein produces MPNYRYRALNANGELVSGAIAASAPGDVAQRIERLGLVLVDNVAPEEGGAAGSVFSLFNRPKPEDVTIFTRDLALLLRAGARINDGLELLAADADFGRLRPVVADIRSRVVSGESFAEGLARHEGLFPPMYIALVRVGEASGSLDQVLEVLAGERARSEALRRRLSDAIRYPMFVLGAAGCVLLFFLTFVLPQFASVLQDFNAKVDPIVGVFLNISTFLRGNSDAVLAGLAAAIAAVWLLLRQERIRRGLTNAITRLPAIRDVMKAYRTALFCRNLGLLLGSGVSLTTTLRILIDMMATTGPSAVWSDAADRVRHGSKLSDALAETDALPAMAVRMLRLGDETGQLPMLSGRIAEFYEIKLQRTLDRAVGIAGPAAIIAISLVVGGLITSVMTALMSVSQIVN; encoded by the coding sequence ATGCCGAACTATCGCTACCGCGCGCTCAATGCCAACGGCGAACTGGTCTCCGGCGCCATCGCCGCGTCCGCGCCTGGCGATGTGGCGCAGCGGATCGAACGACTCGGCCTGGTGCTGGTCGACAACGTCGCGCCGGAAGAGGGGGGAGCGGCGGGCAGCGTCTTCAGCCTCTTCAACAGGCCGAAGCCGGAAGACGTCACCATCTTCACACGCGACCTCGCGCTGCTTCTGCGTGCCGGCGCCCGCATCAATGACGGCCTGGAGCTGCTCGCAGCCGATGCCGATTTCGGCCGGCTACGCCCGGTCGTCGCCGACATCCGTTCGCGCGTCGTCTCGGGCGAGAGCTTTGCCGAAGGTCTTGCGCGGCACGAGGGACTTTTTCCGCCGATGTATATCGCGCTGGTGCGGGTCGGCGAGGCCTCGGGGTCGCTGGATCAGGTGCTCGAGGTGCTGGCTGGCGAGCGCGCGCGCAGCGAGGCCCTGCGGCGCCGGCTCTCGGATGCGATCCGCTATCCCATGTTCGTGCTGGGCGCCGCCGGCTGCGTGCTGCTGTTCTTCCTGACATTCGTGCTGCCGCAATTCGCCAGCGTCTTGCAGGACTTCAACGCCAAGGTCGATCCGATCGTCGGCGTCTTCCTGAACATCTCGACTTTCCTGCGTGGCAATTCCGACGCGGTGCTGGCCGGACTGGCCGCTGCGATCGCGGCCGTCTGGCTGCTGCTTCGGCAAGAGCGCATCCGCCGCGGCCTCACCAACGCGATCACGCGGCTGCCGGCAATCCGCGACGTGATGAAGGCGTACCGCACCGCGCTGTTCTGCCGCAACCTCGGCCTGCTGCTCGGAAGCGGCGTCAGTCTCACCACCACGTTGCGCATCCTGATCGACATGATGGCGACGACCGGACCGTCGGCGGTCTGGAGCGATGCCGCCGACCGCGTTCGCCATGGCTCGAAACTGTCCGACGCGCTGGCTGAAACCGACGCGCTGCCGGCGATGGCGGTGCGCATGCTGCGGCTCGGTGACGAGACCGGGCAATTGCCGATGTTGTCCGGCCGCATCGCCGAATTCTACGAGATCAAGCTTCAGCGCACACTCGACCGCGCGGTCGGCATTGCCGGGCCTGCGGCGATCATCGCGATCTCGCTGGTCGTCGGCGGCCTGATCACCTCGGTGATGACGGCGCTGATGTCGGTGAGCCAGATTGTAAATTAG
- the gspD gene encoding type II secretion system secretin GspD — protein MQFPVTFSVGGRNLSNVVQPLSRHRSALTGALVLLSSAFLLTGCIVTADQSVEADPKDPRAQDIVDKIRGLDLQPRQPADAGASGIAQGRSSRPAIYLSDGATPQGGALVERDDGGGSGYDLNFENAPVATVAKVILGDVLNTGYTIDPRVQGTVTLASVRPVPKADAIYVLENALRMSGVALVRDRTGYRLLPAPEAGPGGIDRSASTEAGQGVTVVPLRYTSAQNIFKLLDAFGVKASTMRPDNSRNTLIVSGSGTDRATAVDTILSFDADWMRGQSVGIFPVRNSSPEPVITEIEKIMDSGEGGMSQNMIKLQPISRLNSILVVTQKPEYLKRAQTWIARLDRSDTDGVNLKSYPLRYGNSKLVVAMLNDMLFNQSATSNSTLDNASSQVAPGAGISSSSSSNPVASLSALPTAAAGAATPVTGAPGSSFGTRPAPAASATPAQDNGLGGPSGGAKPGINGILQNVRLTADVTNNAVLVYANQDAQRIVEQTIRQIDRPQRQIAIEATIAEVTLNDQLNYGVQFFLASHKGSISNTISGVSNAATVGSGAVEAASNAVNAASGALLGRVLPGFNFLIGSENSPRVILDALHGVTNVKVLSNPSLVVLDNQPATLQVGDQVPFSTGTATVLTANNTVVNTIDYKNTGIILRVLPRANANGNVVLDIEQEISSVAAGSANSLTPTISQRRVKSSIAVTSGQTVLLAGLISETENKQRQGLPILDSIPGMGDAFSHQTTARARTELILFIRPTVIKDGVDAHAIAEEMRSKMNGRLIGTSNPVVTVSPPKVAR, from the coding sequence ATGCAATTTCCAGTCACTTTCAGCGTTGGCGGGCGTAACTTGTCGAACGTGGTCCAGCCGCTCTCGCGCCACCGCTCAGCGTTGACTGGAGCACTCGTGCTGTTGTCGTCCGCTTTCCTGCTCACTGGATGCATCGTCACGGCCGATCAATCGGTCGAAGCGGACCCCAAAGATCCGCGGGCCCAGGATATTGTCGACAAGATCCGCGGCCTCGACCTCCAACCGCGTCAACCGGCGGATGCAGGGGCAAGCGGCATTGCGCAAGGCAGATCGTCAAGACCCGCGATCTATCTGAGCGATGGTGCGACGCCGCAAGGCGGCGCGCTGGTCGAACGCGATGATGGCGGCGGCAGCGGTTACGACCTGAATTTCGAGAATGCACCTGTGGCGACCGTCGCAAAGGTCATCCTCGGTGACGTACTCAACACCGGCTACACGATCGATCCGCGCGTGCAGGGAACGGTGACGCTCGCCTCGGTACGTCCGGTTCCCAAGGCGGACGCGATCTATGTGCTGGAGAACGCGTTGCGCATGTCCGGCGTGGCGCTGGTGCGCGACCGGACCGGCTATCGCCTGCTGCCGGCGCCGGAGGCCGGCCCCGGCGGCATCGACCGCTCGGCGAGCACCGAAGCCGGCCAGGGCGTCACCGTCGTGCCGCTGCGCTACACCTCGGCTCAAAACATCTTCAAGCTGCTCGATGCCTTCGGCGTGAAGGCCTCGACCATGCGCCCCGACAATTCCCGCAACACGTTGATCGTCAGCGGCAGCGGAACCGACCGGGCGACCGCGGTTGACACAATTCTGTCATTCGACGCCGACTGGATGCGTGGACAATCGGTCGGCATCTTCCCGGTGCGCAATTCCTCCCCCGAGCCCGTCATCACCGAGATCGAGAAGATCATGGATTCCGGCGAAGGCGGCATGAGCCAGAACATGATCAAGCTCCAGCCGATCTCGCGGCTCAACTCGATCCTCGTGGTGACCCAGAAGCCGGAATATCTGAAGCGCGCGCAGACCTGGATTGCGCGGCTCGACCGTTCCGACACCGACGGCGTGAACCTGAAATCCTATCCATTGCGCTACGGCAATTCCAAGCTGGTGGTGGCGATGCTGAACGACATGCTGTTCAACCAGAGTGCGACCAGCAACTCGACGCTCGACAACGCGTCGAGCCAGGTCGCGCCCGGCGCTGGTATTTCGAGCTCGTCCTCCAGCAACCCGGTTGCTTCGTTGAGCGCGCTCCCGACTGCCGCTGCCGGCGCCGCAACTCCGGTCACGGGAGCTCCGGGATCATCGTTCGGCACCCGTCCCGCTCCGGCTGCGTCCGCGACGCCGGCGCAGGACAATGGCCTCGGCGGACCATCAGGCGGTGCAAAGCCCGGCATCAACGGCATCCTCCAGAACGTACGGCTCACCGCCGACGTCACCAACAACGCCGTCCTCGTCTATGCCAACCAGGATGCGCAGCGCATCGTCGAGCAGACCATCCGCCAGATCGATCGGCCGCAGCGCCAGATCGCGATCGAGGCGACGATCGCCGAGGTCACGCTGAACGACCAGTTGAATTACGGCGTGCAGTTCTTCCTGGCGAGCCATAAGGGATCAATCTCCAACACCATCTCCGGCGTCAGCAATGCCGCGACTGTTGGCAGCGGCGCCGTCGAAGCGGCGTCCAACGCGGTCAATGCCGCATCCGGCGCGCTGCTCGGACGCGTCTTGCCGGGCTTCAACTTCCTGATCGGCTCCGAGAATTCGCCGCGCGTCATTCTCGATGCGTTGCACGGCGTCACCAACGTCAAGGTGCTGTCGAACCCGTCGCTAGTGGTGCTCGACAACCAGCCGGCGACGTTGCAGGTCGGCGACCAGGTGCCGTTCTCGACCGGCACCGCGACGGTGCTGACGGCCAACAACACGGTGGTCAACACCATCGACTACAAGAACACCGGCATCATCCTGCGCGTGCTGCCGCGCGCCAATGCCAACGGCAATGTCGTGCTCGACATCGAGCAGGAGATCTCGAGCGTGGCCGCCGGCAGCGCCAACTCGCTCACACCGACGATCTCGCAGCGCCGGGTCAAGAGTTCGATCGCGGTGACGAGCGGGCAGACCGTGCTGCTCGCCGGCCTGATCAGCGAGACCGAGAACAAGCAGCGCCAGGGCCTGCCGATCCTGGATTCCATTCCGGGCATGGGCGACGCCTTTTCGCACCAGACCACCGCCCGGGCCCGCACCGAGCTGATCCTGTTCATCCGCCCGACCGTCATCAAGGACGGCGTCGATGCGCATGCCATTGCCGAGGAGATGCGCAGCAAGATGAACGGCCGCCTGATCGGGACCAGCAATCCGGTGGTGACCGTGAGCCCGCCGAAGGTCGCGCGCTGA
- the gspG gene encoding type II secretion system major pseudopilin GspG yields MSKHRSSRRSQSRARRGEAGFTLVEMLVVITIIGMIMALVGPRVLNYLSESKAKAAKIQIESFSSALDLYYLDLGRYPTSNEGLAGLARSNNQAGWNGPYLRGGVVPNDPWGHGYVYRSPGASGPYDIISLGSDGQEGGSGTAADIASGGR; encoded by the coding sequence GTGTCCAAACATCGATCGTCAAGGCGCAGCCAGAGTCGCGCGCGGCGAGGGGAGGCCGGCTTCACCCTGGTCGAGATGCTCGTCGTCATCACCATCATAGGCATGATCATGGCGCTCGTGGGCCCACGGGTGCTGAACTATCTCAGCGAGTCCAAGGCCAAGGCGGCAAAAATCCAGATCGAGAGCTTTTCCAGCGCGCTCGATCTCTATTACCTTGATCTCGGCCGCTATCCGACGTCGAATGAAGGCCTCGCCGGGCTGGCGCGCAGCAACAACCAGGCCGGCTGGAACGGGCCTTATTTGCGCGGCGGCGTGGTGCCCAACGATCCTTGGGGCCACGGCTATGTCTATCGTTCCCCCGGCGCGAGTGGACCCTACGATATCATCTCGCTCGGATCGGACGGTCAGGAAGGCGGCAGTGGTACGGCAGCCGATATTGCCAGCGGTGGGCGCTGA
- a CDS encoding ATPase, T2SS/T4P/T4SS family codes for MRDRSADSFRQHLLEKYALPPRAHARMEKSGTATRARPLREFWEATDLSAADFADEVAEYFGLPRLSLPQLLTTTPRLEGFSRRFLRESTIFPFSAPNGGLRLAVADPSDTAAMRAAEIVFGTTVDVVVASYEDITTVLDQRAEADDANVDESDRSAAQRSDDDIESLRDLASGAPVVRALNDLLERALDLRASDIHVEPFRAGLVVRMRVDGLLRALPSPQGIPPQALISRIKILASLNIAERRLPQDGAARVRVGRNELDVRVATMPTQHGESAVIRLLPRDRGLLEMSKLGLRTRDESAMTRLLAMPHGMIVVTGPTGSGKTTTLATMLSILNEPTRKILTIEDPVEYEIPGVNQSQVKPSIGLTFATAMRSFVRQDPDVIMVGEVRDAETAHIAIHAALTGHLVLTTLHTETAAAAVPRLIDLGIEGFLLKSTLRAVVAQRLVRMLCDRCKVPHALTEADLAKDPRFAVIGFKCGEVVHEAGGCERCGGTGYRGRNGVFEILEMSDEVRALIGPQTDSHSIDATAMRGGMTTMLEDAVAKCRSGLTTVPEVFRVTTVR; via the coding sequence ATGCGAGACCGCTCCGCCGATAGCTTCCGGCAGCACCTCCTGGAAAAATATGCGCTGCCGCCGCGCGCGCATGCTCGTATGGAGAAGTCGGGCACGGCTACGCGCGCGCGCCCGCTGCGTGAATTTTGGGAAGCTACCGATCTCTCTGCAGCCGACTTCGCCGACGAAGTGGCGGAGTATTTTGGTCTGCCGCGGCTCAGTCTTCCGCAATTGCTCACGACCACGCCCCGCCTGGAGGGCTTTTCGCGTCGCTTCCTGCGTGAATCCACCATCTTTCCCTTCAGTGCGCCGAATGGCGGTCTTCGCCTGGCCGTTGCCGATCCGTCCGACACGGCTGCCATGCGCGCGGCCGAGATCGTGTTCGGAACGACGGTCGATGTCGTAGTCGCGTCATATGAGGACATTACGACGGTCCTCGATCAGCGGGCCGAGGCCGATGACGCAAATGTCGACGAGAGCGACAGGAGCGCCGCGCAGCGATCCGACGACGATATCGAAAGTCTGCGTGATCTCGCCAGCGGCGCGCCGGTGGTGCGAGCGCTCAACGACCTGTTGGAGCGTGCGTTGGATCTGCGCGCCAGTGATATTCACGTCGAGCCGTTCCGCGCCGGGCTCGTCGTGCGCATGCGCGTCGACGGCCTGTTGCGCGCGCTGCCGTCGCCGCAAGGCATTCCGCCGCAGGCGTTGATCTCACGCATCAAGATTCTTGCCAGCCTCAACATCGCCGAGCGCCGCCTGCCGCAGGACGGCGCGGCGCGCGTCCGCGTTGGCCGCAACGAGCTCGACGTCCGCGTCGCGACCATGCCGACGCAACATGGCGAGAGCGCCGTGATCCGCCTGCTGCCGCGCGACCGCGGCCTGCTCGAGATGAGCAAGCTCGGTCTGCGAACCCGCGACGAGAGCGCAATGACCCGCCTCCTGGCGATGCCGCACGGCATGATCGTCGTGACGGGCCCGACTGGCAGCGGCAAGACCACGACGCTCGCGACCATGCTCTCGATCCTCAACGAGCCGACACGAAAGATCCTCACCATCGAGGATCCCGTCGAGTACGAGATCCCCGGCGTCAACCAGTCTCAGGTCAAGCCGTCGATCGGACTGACTTTCGCCACCGCCATGCGCTCCTTCGTGCGTCAGGACCCTGATGTGATCATGGTCGGCGAAGTTCGCGACGCCGAGACCGCGCATATCGCGATCCATGCTGCGCTGACCGGCCATCTCGTGCTGACGACGCTGCACACCGAGACCGCGGCCGCCGCGGTGCCGCGCCTGATCGATCTCGGCATCGAGGGTTTCCTGCTCAAATCGACACTGCGCGCAGTGGTGGCGCAGCGCCTGGTGCGCATGCTGTGCGATCGCTGCAAGGTCCCGCATGCGTTGACCGAGGCCGATCTCGCCAAGGATCCGCGCTTTGCCGTGATCGGCTTTAAATGCGGCGAGGTCGTGCATGAGGCCGGCGGCTGCGAGCGCTGCGGCGGCACCGGGTATCGCGGCCGCAACGGCGTGTTCGAGATCCTCGAAATGTCCGACGAAGTACGTGCGCTGATCGGGCCGCAGACCGACTCCCACTCCATCGACGCCACCGCGATGCGGGGCGGCATGACGACGATGCTGGAGGATGCGGTCGCCAAATGCCGCTCCGGGTTGACGACGGTGCCCGAAGTCTTCCGCGTCACGACGGTGCGCTGA
- a CDS encoding PilN domain-containing protein — MSSINSLRAIFDAWTGTVAGAAVAGLERMVSPRLVRLVEGESGAFALEAAKPENMPKEIAFEDGRFTGANLAQFVRGSRVEIVLRPARFLFRPLELPARAADFLDGIVRAQIDRLTPWSAAEAVFGCSAPVAQGSEGITTMIAAAPRRLAMGYVEALSGFHPSAIAVLTEAAEGGRIRVFEQKSRGAIDPVRLSRMLQVVLAVAAVAAILGSIVAGYLADSLNAQESELERQITQRRAAIRGADGGERSPLALLERRKYETPASVIVLESLSRLLPDHTYVTEMHLAGDKLQIAGITRDAPSLIPLIEQSGHFTRATFYAPTTRASTDPGERFHIEAQIEPRNAP, encoded by the coding sequence ATGAGTTCGATCAATTCCCTTCGCGCGATCTTCGATGCCTGGACCGGCACGGTGGCCGGTGCCGCCGTCGCCGGGCTGGAGCGGATGGTCTCGCCACGCCTGGTGCGGCTGGTCGAGGGCGAGAGCGGCGCGTTCGCGCTGGAGGCTGCGAAGCCGGAGAACATGCCGAAGGAGATCGCGTTCGAGGACGGCAGGTTCACCGGCGCCAATCTCGCGCAGTTCGTCCGCGGCAGCCGCGTCGAGATCGTGCTGCGGCCGGCGCGTTTCCTGTTCCGTCCACTGGAGCTGCCGGCGCGTGCGGCCGATTTCCTCGACGGCATCGTGCGGGCGCAGATCGACCGACTGACGCCATGGAGCGCGGCTGAGGCCGTGTTCGGTTGCAGCGCGCCGGTGGCGCAAGGCAGTGAAGGCATCACCACGATGATCGCGGCCGCACCGCGCCGGCTGGCGATGGGCTATGTCGAGGCGCTGTCCGGCTTTCATCCATCCGCGATCGCGGTTCTGACCGAGGCGGCCGAGGGCGGGCGCATCAGGGTGTTCGAGCAGAAATCGCGCGGCGCGATCGATCCCGTGCGGTTGAGCCGGATGCTGCAGGTGGTGCTGGCCGTCGCCGCAGTCGCCGCAATTCTCGGTTCGATCGTCGCGGGCTATCTGGCCGACAGTTTGAACGCGCAGGAGAGCGAGCTCGAGCGCCAGATCACCCAGCGCCGCGCCGCGATCCGCGGTGCCGACGGCGGCGAGCGCTCGCCGCTGGCGCTGCTGGAGCGGCGCAAATACGAGACGCCGGCAAGCGTGATCGTGCTGGAATCGCTGAGCCGTCTCTTGCCGGACCACACCTACGTCACCGAGATGCATCTGGCCGGCGACAAGCTCCAGATCGCCGGCATCACCCGCGATGCACCCTCGCTGATCCCGTTGATCGAGCAGTCCGGGCATTTCACCCGCGCGACCTTCTACGCGCCGACGACGCGCGCCTCGACGGATCCCGGCGAGCGCTTCCACATCGAGGCGCAAATCGAGCCGAGGAATGCGCCATGA